GACTTACCACCTGTGACAATGTTGAACGTTTGGCGATGGCGGATCAGGACAGCCCCGAGAAATGCAGCCTCGATTCAACCTTCGCCTACTATCTGAGCTCTGTTTGGGGAATTAAATGACGACCAGAATCGCGTGTCACGGCATCACGAAGTCGTATGGCGAAAACGTCGTGCTCAAAGATCTCGATTTCTGGGTCGACGCCGGCGAATTGGTGACGCTCGTATCGCCGTCCGGCGGTGGGAAAACCACCTTGTTGAACATCCTGGGAGGTTTGACCACGGCGGATCAGGGTGTCGTCGAGGTGGCGGGGCAGGACCTCAGCCAGCTGGACGAGGACGGTCGGGCCAGCCTCAGGCGCCACGCGATCGGCATCGTCCACCAGTCGAGTTACCTGTTTCCCTGGCTCTCGGTGAACGAGAACCTGGAGATCGCTCCCGGCTCCCGCGCTCCCGCCTCGTGGCTCGCGGAGGTCAGGAGAAACCTAGGGATCGATGAATTCCACGACACCGAGATCAACAAGCTCTCCGGCGGGCAGCGACGCCGGGTGTGCATCCTGAGGGCCCTGCAGATGGAGGCGAAGGTCCTGTTGCTGGACGAACCGACCACTGGACTCGACGATCACCTGGCTTCCTGCGTTCGGCGGGCGTTGCGGGATCTTGCCGACCGGGGCTGCGCGGTCGTCGTCGCGACCCACGAGGAGGCCATCTCAGCAGCAGCGGATCGTGCGATTGCTCTCCGCGGAAGGAGGACCATCCTATGAGCACCTTCGCTCTGGTGAGACGCAGCCTGGCCAGGACCGTGCGGCGGCACAGGTTGATCGCGGTGCTG
The sequence above is drawn from the Arachnia rubra genome and encodes:
- a CDS encoding ABC transporter ATP-binding protein; this encodes MTTRIACHGITKSYGENVVLKDLDFWVDAGELVTLVSPSGGGKTTLLNILGGLTTADQGVVEVAGQDLSQLDEDGRASLRRHAIGIVHQSSYLFPWLSVNENLEIAPGSRAPASWLAEVRRNLGIDEFHDTEINKLSGGQRRRVCILRALQMEAKVLLLDEPTTGLDDHLASCVRRALRDLADRGCAVVVATHEEAISAAADRAIALRGRRTIL